The Miscanthus floridulus cultivar M001 chromosome 7, ASM1932011v1, whole genome shotgun sequence genome includes a region encoding these proteins:
- the LOC136464876 gene encoding LOW QUALITY PROTEIN: zinc finger protein AZF2-like (The sequence of the model RefSeq protein was modified relative to this genomic sequence to represent the inferred CDS: inserted 1 base in 1 codon) — translation MQTSSELVAQTKKTTNTKTAALTLLMTTTTPTSSSTDDHSTADLVQVDDSHGHHQPLAAAVKRKQRTKRPRHHPPAAASSSASASVSSSESTTTEEEDMAHCLILLAQGAAGASVVDSKPSPAVLPSSTLPTAPHQNQAPPPPAAPPRAERYTSRKYTEAAATPDGVRAGFYVYECKTCNKCFPTFQALGGHRASHKKPRLAATADGDIAAAVNVDGTTTTTATKAPPMAATTTTALPSPPPLAVQRQPQPRPLQTAAIDIAAATSAAFPDVTVTTALSLSSVAAAAASGKLRVHECSICGAEFASGQALGGHMRRHRAVTTAIVAADTTGNSNSKKEISAGINLELDLNLPAPSDEEAAVVSLLPPPPPPPPAAVMLGLGQFNDGKKAGLMLTAXSTGGLPLLTT, via the exons ATGCAAACATCGTCGGAGCTGGTGGCCCAAACGAAGAAGACCACCAACACCAAGACGGCGGCGCTCACCCTTCtcatgacgacgacgacgccgaCCTCGTCCTCCACGGACGACCACTCCACCGCCGACCTGGTGCAGGTGGACGACAGCCACGGCCACCACCAGCCCCTCGCTGCCGCCGTCAAGCGCAAGCAGCGCACCAAGAGGCCGCGCCACCACCCGCCCGCCGCGGCCTCCTCCTCCGCGTCCGCGTCCGTGTCATCGTCCGAGAGCACCACCACCGAGGAGGAGGACATGGCGCACTGCCTCATCCTCCTCGCCCAGGGCGCCGCGGGAGCCTCCGTCGTCGACTCCAAGCCATCGCCGGCGGTGCTGCCGTCGTCCACGCTGCCCACGGCGCCACACCAGAACCAGGCGCCGCCCCCTCCCGCCGCGCCGCCGAGGGCCGAGAGGTACACCAGCCGCAAGTACACGGAGGCGGCCGCCACGCCGGACGGCGTCAGGGCCGGCTTCTACGTCTACGAGTGCAAGACCTGCAACAAGTGCTTCCCCACCTTCCAGGCTCTCGGCGGCCACCGCGCCAGCCACAAGAAGCCGCgcctcgccgccaccgccgaTGGCGACATCGCCGCCGCGGTCAACGTCGatggcaccaccaccaccacagcaaCGAAGGCGCCACCgatggcggcgacgacgacgaccgcgTTGCCGTCCCCACCTCCCCTAGCTGTTCAGCGTCAGCCTCAGCCGCGTCCTCTCCAGACGGCGGCGATCGACATCGCCGCCGCCACGTCCGCCGCCTTCCCGGACGTCACCGTCACCACCGCGCTCAGCCTCAGCAGCGTCGCCGCTGCTGCCGCGAGCGGCAAGCTGAGGGTGCACGAGTGCTCCATATGTGGCGCCGAGTTCGCGTCGGGGCAGGCGCTGGGCGGCCACATGCGGCGCCACCGCGCGGTCACCACGGCGATCGTCGCCGCGGACACCACCGGTAACAGCAACAGCAAGAAGGAAATCAGCGCGGGAATCAACCTGGAGCTGGACCTCAACCTGCCGGCGCCGTCCGACGAGGAAGCCGCCGTCGTGTCGCttcttccgccgccgccgccgccaccgccggcggcCGTCATGCTCGGTCTCGGCCAGTTCAACGACGGCAAGAAGGCTGGGCTCATGCTGACAG TCAGCACTGGTGGATTGCCATTATTGACGacatga